TCGACGGACCATTCGTTTATTAAACGCTCTGCATTATTAAGGGCAGGGTTCTCCGTCAATTGGCTCCATTGTGATTCAGGCAGCTGGAAACGGGAGGAGGTACCAGGCGGTAGAGTACGTGCTTGTCCCACGTATAGACGGTATAATTCTTCTTCCCATTCACTTGGCTCCGTCCAGGTAAAGAGGTGGATGCGCTGATCAATAGATAAATGATAGAGGTATGGATCACCGGATTCGGTTCCTTTATGGATTGTCAGTACTTTCTCCTGACCATCCCAATCGGTGTAGCCTCTGAGCATGCTCCGGCTCTTCGCAAAATGAACAAGCATGTCCAGAAGCTCGGGGACGAATTCAATTTCATTTTCTTCCATACGTACGATGAGGCCTTTGGATAGAAGACTATGAGATGCTGCTCTCAGCACTAGCTCCCATTCATTCTCTTCTAGTTCACCGTACATTGGTTTGAGCAGGCCGGCAGCGACGTCATCTGCGCCCAAGGAAGCCAGTGCAAAACCAAACTCTTCGATGGATAACGTAATTAATGGTTTGTCCATAAGATCTCCTTTTTACTTAAGATATATTGGCTGATTAATAGATGATTTTTGCAAGAAAGGTTCCGATAACCAAAAAGAGGAGACATATCAGGGTGTGAATAATAGCATTTTTCCGATGATAAGTTACTTTAGTCATGATCTGCCTCCATAAAATATAGGACAGTTTTGAATGGGTTCAAACTTTTGGAGTGGTCATGATTTTTGGTGTTTATTTCTCCAAGTGAGAAATAAACCGATACAAACAAATACTAGTACTATTTTACGAGCATAAATTACATGTGTCATCGTGTTATGCCTCAGCTATCGCCAGATCATTTATATCTATTCCAGGCTACACGAATATGCTTAAGTGTTTCATTAAACTCTTCCGTGCTGAATGCATGGAAGGTTTTCACATCTACAAACTCATGATTATTAAGTATAAAACGATAGAAGGGAGGTACAGACTGAAACCATTTATTCACCGAACTTTGATGTGACTCGATTTTTTTAATATTTGACCATGGTACTGTTCTTCCATTATTCAATTGAATTTTCTCTTGATCGTAGTTGAGTAGCGGTTTTGTAGAGAATAGTAACCTAATTAAATGAATAAATGGAAGAGCAAAAAACCAAAGCCCTATAACCATGGCAGACAAGTAGAAGATAGTTTCGGCTGGACCCAAATTGTTTCCTGTCAGGGCAAAAGCAAGTACAATACACATAATTATTAGCAAGAAGATTGAAATGGCTTTGTAAAAAACAGTTTTTCGGTTATAACGGATAGACTGCATAAATCCTCCTTAACTTATTTAAATAGGCCGCCTATCCAACCAATCGCCTGTTCTGCAGCGGATGCTACGTTCTTGCGTAATGCCTGCCCCAAAGACAGAATCTGTCCGTTCAGGTTAGAGATCATACTGCTAGTAAGCGTAGAAAATTTCCTGGATTCGTTCAGGAGGGACAACAATTCTTGTCAACTTGGTATACATACCCATTATTTGTAAGGTCAGAAACCCTACACTGGCAACTAAAGTCGGATAAAACATGACTTTTGTATGAGGATTTAGAGTTCATCGGCGGTTTGTATTCCAAGCTGAACGTAGTACTTTAAGTACCTCTGTGTCCTTGTCTTTCAGCAGACTGTAAGTATAAATCCTTTTTTCGGACTTGTCGTTCAGTTCAACAAGAAAGTGAGAGGGTACGGGAAGCAGGAATTTATTCATTTTCCCCTCGATACTCTCAAGCTTCTTGATCTGATGCCAAGGAATGGTCTGATTGTCGTTTAACACAATGCCTTCTTTATTATAGGAAAACAAAATATTGCTGCCGACCGTCCTGACAGCGCTCCAATAAAAATGAGGGCCCATAAACCAAAAAGCTAGGAAAGCGCCAGAAGCATAATAAAATCTAAAGATCATACTATGCCTGCCATTAATGACTTCCCAGGTAAGAAATAAACCGACAATAATGAACACGAAGCAGATCAGAGTGTTACGTATTGCAGTTTTGCGTTCAAAGGTAACAGAAGTCATGATAGTATACTGCCTCCAAAAGGAAGTTGCCCAGCTCGGTTACATTCTTTTTTGCAGAGCTATATGCGACATGCCCTTCGGCATAAAACTCGAATGCACTTCCTAAGCAGGTAGCTTATAGATTAGGTTTTGTTTTTATTTTGATTCCAGGTGGTACGGAGCTCTTTGAGCACAATGCTTTCCCTTGTTCTCAGCAGGTTATGAGTAGTTATTTTGATTTCTCCATGACTTGTAGTAAGCAGGAAGTGAGAAGGGACGGGCAGAATAAATCGACTCATTTTGCCGTCAATGTGCTCAATCTTTTTAATACTGCTCCAGGCTATTTCCTTCCCATTGTTCAACTTGATACCCTCTTCGTTATAAGAGAACAGAGTGGTACTGCTACTAATTGAGTTAAGCAGGTTCCAGTAAAAAAGGGGTCCTATAAACCAGAAACAAAGAAACGCGCCAGATAAATAATAAATACGTATTAGAAAAGTTACATCATCAGTTATAGTTGACCAAATGAGAAATATACCGATACAAAAAAATACTAGTGCTATAAATGTAAAAAGTATAGCGGTTTTACGACGATAGTTAATAAGAGTCATAAGGTGCTTCCTCCAAGGGTCTGGGTTATTCTAATGCTAGAATGAGAGACTCTTTTATCAGATGTTATTCTTTTGATGAAAAAGTGATTTAAGTGATTGGAGTGATGGCTTAGATTATTTAAACAATCCACTCACCCATTTTATTCCTTTTTCTGCTACTCCTGCAGCGATGCCACCTAATGCTGCTCCTGCACTTCCTCCAACGTATGCACCCACAGCTGCACCTACCGGCCCAAATAAAACTCCACCTATTGCTCCAACAGCAACTGCACCTGCTCCAGCTGCAGCGGACTTAATCACGACATTGGAAGCAGATACGGCGATATCCGTACCGGTAAGGGTTCCCGCTTTAATTTTTGAGACGGTTTTAACTCCTTCATCGAAGACATTAAGTCCGACGTTAATCGGAAACAGTCTCTTCCCGATCATCTTGGGAATGGCAGATATTTTCATTCCGTATTGCCCTTTGGGTACACCAGCTACAACGTTACGAGTCCACTGAGAGAAGCTATTCGCTTTACTAAAGCCGAGCCCAAGCTTACCCATCTTTAATGTCCCTGCGAGCTTATCGAAGCCTTTGAGTCCCTTCATGACAAGTCCAGGATTGCGGAACTGTTTATCCATTCGGCGTGCCATGTTTCTAAGAAAAGTATTCGGACCCTTGCCATTGACCCACTTGGCATTATGGACAACTGCCCGGGTAGGATTCTTTGGACTGCGCTTGAATTCAACGGTTTTGGTCAGCACAAGCGTGCTTGCCAAAAGGCTGTACATGCCTGTGCCTGCGAGTGCCAAGTTCCCGCGAATGCCGTTCGCAGTACTCCAAGCATTTTCCCCTTGATTAAATAAGTTCGACAGGGTTTCCTTCGGATTTTGTCCTTGAGAATTACCGTCCGTATGTATTCCGTTGCCTGCCGTCTGATCGGTTTCGGCAAATTTAACAGCAATGGAGCGAAGCTCAGTTCCAATGGAGGCAACAGAAGTGGTGAAGCTCTCCATTTGTCCGCGAGCAACCTGAAATTCTTGAAAGAAGCGTTCTTGCGTAATGCCTGCCCATCTGCTCTGCAAAGACAGAATCTGTCCGTTCAGGTTAGAGATCATACTGCTAGTAAGCGTAGAAGCTTGAGCAAATTGCTGTGATATTTCCTGGATTCGTTCAGGAGGGACAACAATTCTAGTCACCTTGTTCACCTCGTTTGTATAGTGGGTTCTTACTTATATAGAAGCTGTGAAGTTATCAACTTGGTATATATACCCATTAATTGTAAGGTCAGAAACGCTGCATTGGCAACGAAAGTCGGATAAAACAGGACTTTTGTAAGAGACACATCACGGAGAACTGCATCCAAAGTCCAGCTTTTGCATCATGAACCAATAGCCGACTTAGCAGTAAAAACCGCCGGTCGGCTCAATTGGACAGCAGGTCTAACCTGCATCATTATGCGTATGTTCCTTGGAAGTCGTTCCAGATTCCAGGGCATGATCGTATAGTTCTCTATAATAGCCGCCAAGCCGCATAAGCTCTGGATGGCTGCCAGACTCGACAATGGCACCATCCTTCATGACCAGAATACGGTCTGCATGCATCACGGTGGACAGCCGGTGCGCAATGACGATCGTCGTCCTTCCGGCGGAAACCGAATCAAGTGCAGACTGAACCAGCTGCTCGGTATGAGAATCGAGATTCGCTGTTGCTTCATCCAATATGAGAATACGTGGCTTGAAGACAACAATCCTCGCAAAGGATATAAGCTGCCTCTCTCCCGCAGATAGTCCGCTTCCTCGCTCTGACAGATGCGTATCATAGCCCTCCGGCAATCTGGAGATCATCAGATCCGCACCCACATAGCTGCACGCCTCGATAACTTCTTCACGGCTGATCTCCTCACGGAACATCCGTACATTATCAATGATTGAGCCTGAGAACAGGAAGGGCTCCTGTTGAATGAGACCGACCATCCGGTGAAGGCTCTGCTGTGGCAGCCGCCGAATATCGATATCATCGATTAGAATGCTGCCCTCTGTTACATCATAGAAACGGTTCAGCAGAGAGATCACCGTGCTCTTGCCCGCACCGGTCGTTCCTACGACACCAATCATTTCTCCAGGCCGTATCGTAAGATTCAGTTGATGAATGATAGGCTGGTCCGCTGAATAACCAAAGGACACATCGTCAAATGTGATCTTGCCCTTCACTTGATCCGCGTTCAATTTTACGGTATCCACATCCTTCGGATCTGGAATTTCGGGCTCAGTACTGAGAATGCTCCATATTCTTTCCATGGAAACGGTGGTGGACTGGAATGTATTCCATTGCATCGTAATTTGGTTAATCGGCTGAAAAAATTGACGGATATAGCTGATAAAAGCGTACAGCACACCGACCTCGAGAGATTTGCCGAGTACAGCCTGCCCCCCTAGCCAGACCATCAATACAAGAGCGATGTTGCCCAGTATATCAAAGGTCCGGTTAAATATAACGTTGGAGCGGACCTGACGAATATTGGCCGAATAGTAGCTCTCATTCTGTTTATTGAACTGTTTCAGCTGCTCCTTCTCCTGATGGAAAGCCTGAATCAAGAACATCCCCGACAGGTTCTCTGCAATAAAGGCGACAAGTCTGGACAGCCGGGTTCTCGCTTGCTGATAGGTCTCCTTCAAATAATTACGGAACAGGACGGCAACGATCGCAATGACCGGAAGTACAGCCAAAGAGTAAGCGGCAAGGGTAACATCCAGCTGGAACATAAAAAAGATAATCATAATGAGCATCATGCCGTCACGAATCAGACTGAGCAGCACCTGAGTAAAGAACTGGCTGATCGTCTCGGTATCACTGGATACGTTCGTGACCAGACTTCCGCTGTGTCTGCGGTCAAAGAAGGACATGGACATTCTTGTGATGTGTTTGAACAAATCCCTGCGCAGCGATGCGACGATGCTCTGTCCGGTAAATTGGAGCAGATTGTTCTGGATATACGTAAATATGAAGCTGATAATGGATAGAACCAAATAAAGAACAGCGATGTAGATGAGAAAACGAAGCTCTGTGTTTCCGATTGCAAGATGATCATCGATCGCGATCTTAATCAGATACGGCTGTGACAGCTCAGCGGCTATACCGAGCAGCGAACAGAAGAAGATGAGTACAAACTTCATCCGGTGCGGCCGGCCATAGCTTAATATTTCACGAAATGCACTCCGATTCGGTTTAGATCCCATGATTTAACCCCTCCTCCTGAATGCGGGCAAGTGATGCATATTGTCCGCCCAGTGACATGAGCTGCCGATGGCTGCCTTGCTCCACGATCCGTCCTTCCTCCAGAACGACGATGAGATCGGCATGCTTGACCGCGCTGATGCGGTGAGAAATGATGAGTGTGGATTTGTTTTTTCGTTCCTTCTTCAAGCTGTTTAATATTCCGGTTTCGGTTACGGCATCGACAGCACTCATACTATCATCAAGAATCAGCAAGGGTGCCTTCTTCATCAGCCCTCTTGCGAGACTGGTCCGCTGACGTTGTCCTCCAGACAAGGTGACCCCGCGTTCCCCGAGAGGGGTATCGAATCGCTTCGGAAATTGGATGATATTATCAAAGATCATCGCCTGCTTCGCCGGAGCTTCTACTTCAGTCTGGGATGCACTGCGGTCGCTGAAGGCAATATTATCCCGAATCGTCGTGCTGAACAGGAATCCGTCCTGCGGAACATAAGACAATTTGGAACGGAGACTCTCAAGTGTTAATTGCCTGATATCAAGACCGCTGATAAAAACGGTGTTTGCAGGCGGCTCATAGACTCGCAGCAGCAGTTTGACGAGTGTACTCTTGCCGCTGCCTGTTCGGCCCACAATGCCGATGGTTTTGCCAGCGGGAAGGGTAAGATTGATGTTATGCAGGGCATGTTCCTTGCTTCCGGGATATTTGAAGGATAGATTACGAATCGTAATATCCTCCACCTTGCTTAGAGGAACAGCATCCGGCACTTCTCGGACATCCGGAATTTCAGCCAGCAGATTATTGACCCGGTCGAGCGATGCGCTGGACCGCTGCATCATATTGATGACATTCCCAATCTGCTGAAGGGGACCCATAATCATGCGCAGATACAGAGTTAGCGCGACGAAGCTTCCCAGGCTGATCGTATTCTGTATCGTCATGTAACCGCCAATGACAATGGAGATGACCAGAGAGACGGCGCCGAGCAGCGGGAGAAGGGCTTGAAACAAGGAGGACAGCCTTACGAGCCGCAGCTGCTTATCTCGAATAGCATCAACAGAGGCGCCGAAACGGTTCTGCTGGGTCTCCTCTATGGCAAAGGTCTTGGTTACTCGAATCCCGCCCAGCTGTTCTTCAGCCGATTCGGTCATGGATGCTAGTGCTTCCTGGACATGCTTGGATCTCTCGCGGATTCGTGGTCCGAAATAGACAACAAGCACCGGAATGGCAAGCAGTGGACCGACGCTGATCGCAATCAAGGTGAGGGGGATTCCGTCAATCATCATCATGACAACGCAGGACAGGAGCAGAAAGACAGCATTCGTTGTCTGGTTAATTCCATTCGAGATTGCTTCACGTACCGAGGTTACATCATTCATCACATAACTGAGCAGTTTTCCTGTACCTTGCTTGGCAAAATATTTCTCGCTCAGCTCAGAAAATTTGCCGAACAGCTTCTCCCGCGTGACGTACTCAAATCTGCGTCCGAGCCGCATAATCATAAATTGACCCAGGCCAAACAGCGCATTATACGAGATGGCAATGAGGAGCAGCTGCAGGCTGTAATAAATAATTTTTTCCATAGTGAGTGTTTGGAGCTGGAGTTCATCTGTAAAATGACCAACGACACGGGGCAGCAGCGCCTGATCAATATTAGAGATGATAATCAGCAGGATGGCAGCGAGGTAGGAAGGCCAGTGAGAACCGACATAATGGCGAAGCATACTTCGATCTTGCATAAGGCAAGTCATCTCCTTGGCTATTTTTTTAGTAAGACACGGCAAGAAAAGGGCAGATGCTTTTTTTTTATCAAAAAAAGCAAACATGCCCTTCACTTACATAAACGTTCTGTTGGTATTCATAACCCAATCCATTTATGAAATGGATTGGGCCGGTAAACAATATACATTTAATTCTTATGCATAATACCTTCGATGTCAAACCATGAAATATGTAAATATCAGTGGAAATAATTTGAGAGACGGATGGAGAGACTTCAATTTAAGGTTAATTAAGGATATGGAGGGAAGATCCTGAGGGCAAGTGAAACATTTTGGAGCCGGGGCTCGTTTAGAGTGTAAATCGAGATGGAAAATAAAGATTGACTAAAGATGGAGGCTGACTACAAATGAAGCATAGAACGATTAAAATATCTGTAGCTGCAATGAGTATCGCGATGGCACTGGGCGGAGCGTCCGCTTATGCCTTTGATGATGTCAGCTCGAAGGAGCAGCTAAGTCTGTTGGATTCGCTGAGAAGCAAAGGAATTGTGAGTGGGGTGACGAACCAGTTGTTTCATCCAGAGCAGCGGTTAACTGAGGCGCAGGGTATTCAAATGATTGTAAATGCTTATGATCTGAAAGATGAAGCGAATTCCGAAGCGGTACGCTGGTATGATGGAGCTGTGAATGCCGCTATAGCACACGGCCTGTCTGTTCCTGAACAATTTGATGCGAATAACAGCTTGACGAGAGAAGTGTTTGCCCAGCTGCTATATGAAGGACTCAATACGACAGGAACCTATCCTTCGATTCTTCGTTACAACTTCATTGCCGATGGTGACAAGATCAACAAGGAATATGAGAGCTCGATTCAAACCTTGCTGAACATGAATATCGTCAGTTTGAACGATAAGGATGAATTCAGACCGGATGAAGAGCTGACCCGAATGGAGGCAGCAGAAATGGTATTTAACGCACTCGAGGTTGTGGATCGTTATGGAAACGGTGGTGGTTCTGAGGAACAACCAGGTACAGATATTCCAGGGAGCGGCCAGCAGGCTTATGTACCTGAAGTGACTTCCCAAACGGTAGATGAGAAGACGATTAAGGTCAAGCTCAGCTTGGAGCTGCCAAATCCGGGCTATGGACTAGAGATCAAGAAGGTAGAGCTTGGAAAGGATGGTAAAGCGATAATTAAATATCAGATTATCCAGCCAGACCCGGACAAGATGTATCCACAGGTCATTACGGAGCGTACAGCGGAAACCAATATCCCATCCGGATATACGCCGCTCGTAGAGCCTTTTTCATAAAAATGTTCCTGAACATAAAGGAAGCCTCGGAATGTATTCCGGGCTTCTTTTTTGTTAAGATGAATCCATAACATAACTCATAAGAATTATAGATAGCTGGAGGAAAATCATGATTTTACATAAAGGCGAGATTCTCTTTCGTCAGGGAGATACAGGACCGCTGTATCATCTCCATAAAGGCTTGTTAAAAATCGTCCGAATTCAGGAGGATGGGAATGCTTATCTCGTTAATCTCATCGTACCCGGAGAAACCATCCCTCATCATAGCCTAATCAGCCCGGGCCCTTGTTTCGGAACGGCTATTGCTCTAACGACATGTGAGATCGAAGTGATCCCTTCCGCTGCATGGTACCATGCTTTGTCGGAGCAGCCCGCGAAGTATCGGGATATCGCACTTCTGCTGCAAAATAAGGTTCGAATGATGCAGGAGAGAATGGATCAAATGACAGAGACTAATCCCGCAGAACGACTTCGCCGTCTTCAGGAATGGATGGAAGGTTACCTCGCTCCAGAGAAAATGACCGATGTGCTCACCCAATCCGAAATCGGACAGCTGATTGGTCTCCGAAGAGAGACAGTTAACCGCTTGCTGAGAGCAGGTACATCGGAAGAGCAGGAGCCTGACTTATAGCTGCTCCTTGGGTCCAAAAAATTCGTAATGCAGGTCATGCTCCTGTACGCCCCAGTCCAGCAGCATACTCCGAAGGCTCTTCATGAACAAGGTCGGTCCGCAGAAGTAAAAATGAGCATCTGTCGTCTGAACGACCTCTGCAAGCCAGTCTTGATCCACTCTCCCCGTTCTGTCATAGCCCTCATCTTCGGATTGAGGATCACTGTAGCAGAAGTAAGCAGACAGGCGGTCATGCTCCTGTTCCAAATGCCGGATCTGTGGTCCCAAGGCTTGGACCTTCATGTGCTGAGCTGCATGAATGAACGTAATGTCACGCTCTGCGCCGCTGGCCAGTTCAGCCTGAAGCATGCTGATGAGGGGAGTGATGCCGATGCCTCCTCCGATGAGCACAAGCGGACGATCATCCTGGATCTCAAGCTTGAAGTCTCCTGCAGGTGCTGACAGCCATAGGGTGTCGCCTGCATGAATCTGATCATGGAGATAGCTGGATACTCTGCCTGCAGGTGAATCCGCTCTGGCTGATTCTTTCTTGACACTGATTCGGTAATGCGGCAGACCGGGAGCGTCCGACAAGCTGTACTGACGAATTTGGGTATATGAATCACCTGGAATTTCAACTTTTACACTAATGTATTGCCCAGGTTCGAACGGAGCGAGCGGCGATTGATCTGCAGGCCGTAAGTAGAATGAACGGATGATGTCACTTTCGTCCACGGTTTTAATGACCTCAAATGCACGGAAGCCTTCCCAGCCTCCAGGCTGATCGGAAGCCTCCTCATACATTTTGGCCTCCATTTGGATAAATACATTGGCAATGACCTGATAAGCATTACCCCATGCCTCAATAATCTCATCTGTAGCGGCTTCACCTAGTACATCCTTGATGGCCAACAGCAAATATTTGCCTACAATCGGATAATGCTCAGGCTTTACCCCGAGACTGCGATGCTTATGGGCGACTTGGGTAACAGCCGGCAGTACAGTTTCAAGTCGATCAATATATTTGGCAGCAGCGTATACCATCGCGGCTAGTGCTGCTTGCTGCTTGCCTTGGCTCTGATTGGCATGATTGAATATATGGAGCAGCTCGGGATGATGTTCAAACAACAGCTCATAGAACCGCCGTGTAATCTCATTGCCGTGCACTTCGAGCACAGGAACCGTGGATTGAATGATTTTGATATCTTGAGTACTTAACATAAATAAAGCCCCCTCTGTTGAATTAGTTCAAGTATAGAAGAGACATAAGGGACGAATTGTGATTTGGATCACACCTAATGTGAACAGGAAATGAAGAATAGAAATGCATCCTTTTCCCATTCTAACTCGTATACTTGTTGTGAAATTCAAGAGGAATGAATAGAAGGAGAACGACATCTTAATGAATATGGAACATGCGGATGAACTTAGGAGCCAACTGGCTGACATAGAGAAATGGGAGAACGAGCAGAAGGATATCTTTTTTTGGGAAAAGCTTGGCCGGCTGCCCTTTGTGATGCTGGATAAGCTGACGCCAAAGATTATTCGTGACAAGCTGGGAGATGTCCTGAATGAAATGGGTGCTTTTATTCAGAATGGCGGTAAATTTCTGGTTAACCCCAAAACGGTGCTTCGCCGGATTGATAACATACTGCAAGGTGAAGCTCAGGAAGGCTCAACTAAGAAAGAAGTTAAGAAAGGCAGTGTGAAGACGCTGTTCAAACAGCTGGGCACAGCCGCTTCAAGCGTCACTGCAAGTGTAACAGGCAAAGGCCAGAAGCAGGAGAATGCTGACCATGACGAGGCCTCTGCCATTTCACTTGAACAGGTATCACACCTGCCTGTCTTGGTAATGGACCAGGTAGCGGATGACATCATCTCAGAGCGCGTGAAATTTGCAGCGGCAAGTGGTGCGGCTACCGGGGTCGGCGGATTTATTACGATGGCTGCAGACATGACGCTGGTTCTTGGCAATTCACTCAAGACGCTCCAAGAGATCGCCATCTGTTATGGCTATGATCCGAATGATCCCATGGAACGGGTATTTGTACTCAAATGTCTTCAGTTCTCTTCCGCCGACATCGTCGGAAAGAAGGCGATCCTAACCGAACTCGCTACCTTCGATGAAGAGCATACGAATGCTGAGGTCATATCCCAGATCCAGGGCTGGCGCGAAGTGGTCAATACGTATCGGGACAGTCTTGGCTGGAAGCAGCTGTTTCAGATGATTCCCATTGCAGGGATTATATTCGGGTCCATCAGCAACAAAGGAACGCTGTCCGATGTGTCTGAAGCAGGGAAAATGCTGTATAAGAAGCGCCGCTTGCTCAAACGATTGGCAGAGCTGGAATAGAGACTTACTCTCAGTCATACAGCAACCCCGCATGGTCATGTGGATAACGGCATGGGAACCACAGCAGGATACGAATCAATCCTATCGCTCGATGCTTAATTTTTCTGTAACGTCAGGCGAGCTTGGCTCCAAGCTTGTAGATTTTACTCAGCCACTGCTGCCTCTTAACGTCTGTCGAGGTTTTAACTGGACCGATTTCGGTAATTTTACGTGTCTTGATTCCGCAGTAACCGAATATACCTTGTGTGACCACTCGGTGTCCTGCCCTTCCATATATGAGCCGATAATACAAGGATGGAGTATCCATCGTGACAATCAGATGAGCGGTCTTGCCGGTCAGAAGCTTATCCCAGAGCAGACTGTTCGGACGCTGCAGATAGGCATAGTGGGGAAGGAGAATCCGGTCAAAGAAGCCTTTGAGAAGCGCCGGCATGCTGCCCCACCATAGGGGATAGATCAGGACAATGTGATCCGATTGTTTGATAATCTCCTGGGCATACAGCAGGTCCGGCTCCAGCTCGGTGCGTTGTCTGTATCCGTATTTGAGGTTGGGGTTGAAGCTCAGCTTGCCGAGCTCAAGTAAGTGAACGGTCGCTCCTTGCTCTCTGGCTCCCTTCATATAAGCTTGAGCGAGTGCGCTGCAGTAGCTGTCAAGATCAGGATGTCCCAGTATAATTGTTATTACGGGTAGTTGAGATTTACTCATATCATTCAATCCTCCTAATGGATGCGTGAGAAATGTTCTTCGTTACTCATCATATAGGAAGTTTGAATTTATACTTATGATCTATCACGCAGAATTCATGTTCTGTTC
This sequence is a window from Paenibacillus urinalis. Protein-coding genes within it:
- a CDS encoding NAD(P)H-dependent oxidoreductase yields the protein MSKSQLPVITIILGHPDLDSYCSALAQAYMKGAREQGATVHLLELGKLSFNPNLKYGYRQRTELEPDLLYAQEIIKQSDHIVLIYPLWWGSMPALLKGFFDRILLPHYAYLQRPNSLLWDKLLTGKTAHLIVTMDTPSLYYRLIYGRAGHRVVTQGIFGYCGIKTRKITEIGPVKTSTDVKRQQWLSKIYKLGAKLA